One window of the Solanum stenotomum isolate F172 chromosome 11, ASM1918654v1, whole genome shotgun sequence genome contains the following:
- the LOC125844042 gene encoding uncharacterized protein LOC125844042 — MDFSSPPSTSPYVTAPTSPTSYMVQYYHSAPASPGKRVGSTIAEGDDCGLTTLNDFEFETSKKFDTSCVEFETCHENFDHSEDDQSWDEKRRERGGSLPEMAFADELFSNGHVMPLKLPPRLQCERDIKLYTSQRSIACLTISPSAMVKSSFARRGIDPFVVAMQKVMKEDNRGRDSNPNHHHRRTRSHSPFRAQNVEWTIEEMRKEIVSMSPIQPSSPNTRKPIESKAKGASYGRWVLNHSMTIGPTSKESKNPKNLLFGTKEPKLKPSKATSNGVAQKTNEGNVFVQTKMQKFKGMLVRYATFGKVNNEGNMINPISALWKPNYFKKLSFKFKGNKKANGGESKLVIVKYKPALCLGYGLESPR, encoded by the coding sequence ATGGATTTTTCATCTCCACCTTCAACTTCTCCCTATGTGACAGCACCAACAAGTCCAACTTCTTACATGGTGCAATATTACCATAGCGCCCCGGCTAGCCCGGGTAAAAGGGTTGGTAGCACTATAGCTGAGGGTGACGATTGTGGGTTGACCACCCTgaatgattttgaatttgaaacaaGCAAAAAGTTTGATACAAGTTGTGTGGAGTTTGAGACATGTCATGAGAACTTTGACCACTCTGAAGATGATCAATCGTGGGACGAGAAACGAAGAGAGAGGGGTGGCTCACTCCCCGAGATGGCATTTGCGGATGAACTTTTCTCTAACGGTCATGTCATGCCCCTTAAACTACCACCAAGGCTCCAATGTGAACGTGACATCAAATTATATACTAGTCAACGATCGATTGCATGCTTAACTATCTCTCCAAGTGCTATGGTTAAGTCCTCGTTTGCTCGACGAGGCATCGATCCTTTTGTTGTTGCCATGCAAAAGGTGATGAAGGAAGATAATAGGGGGAGGGATAGCAATCCAAATCATCACCATAGGCGCACAAGGTCACATTCACCATTTAGAGCACAAAATGTGGAATGGACTATTGAGGAGATGAGAAAAGAAATTGTTTCCATGTCACCAATTCAACCTTCAAGCCCAAATACAAGAAAGCCCATAGAGTCTAAGGCCAAGGGAGCATCATATGGAAGATGGGTTCTAAACCATTCTATGACTATTGGGCCAACCTCAAAAGAATCCAAGAACCCCAAGAACTTGCTTTTTGGAACAAAAGAGCCTAAGCTCAAACCCAGCAAGGCCACTTCAAATGGTGTTGCCCAAAAAACTAATGAAGGGAATGTGTTTGTGCAAACCAAAATGCAAAAATTTAAAGGAATGCTAGTGAGATATGCAACATTTGGAAAAGTGAACAATGAAGGAAATATGATAAATCCAATTTCAGCACTATGGAAGCCTAATTACTTCAAGAAGTTGAGTTTCAAGTTCAAGGGGAATAAAAAGGCAAATGGAGGGGAGTCAAAGTTGGTGATTGTGAAGTACAAACCAGCACTTTGTTTGGGTTATGGACTTGAAAGTCCTAGGTAA
- the LOC125844039 gene encoding F-box protein At2g32560 produces MLFLLIACFTFITFLCKSLSLKPLPLWSSSEVRLLSIWFWNDLLILNPFKKGFLESLMSSNVMTLRRKSFSYRVENVETNSEMSVLDLPELVLECILERLPPEGLYSMASVCSSLREKCASKYLWEKHMKEKWGRVLGPAAHREWLWHISSRNDSSFFNQAKKRGLMTYLSQFWPISLVRSNPSTSFKKKDPPAIDSIMSMYLALESGKFWFPAQVYNRENGHVGFMLSCYDAELSYSRRTDTFQARYPPHGRRAMAIETGVTWDRLRVPPLDTSPHDLYISDCLTELCPGDRIEIQWRRNKEFPYGWWYGVVGHLETCDGNEYYCRCHESDTVVLEFKQYTHGSRWRTTHIDRKDHREEGNEADGFYGGIRKLHSNEEISMWRRLWPSDVLE; encoded by the exons ATGCTTTTCTTATTGATAGCCTGCTTTACTTTCATTACTTTCCTTTGTAAGTCTCTTTCCCTTAAACCACTTCCCTTATGGAGTAGTTCTGAGGTGAGATTGTTATCAATCTGGTTTTGGAATGATTTATTGATTTTGAACCCTTTCAAGAAAGGATTTTTAGAATCTTTAATGTCCTCAAATGTAATGACACTGAGGAGGAAGAGTTTCAGCTATAGAGTAGAGAATGTTGAGACAAATTCTGAAATGTCTGTGTTGGATTTGCCTGAATTGGTTTTGGAATGTATTCTTGAGAGGCTCCCACCTGAGGGACTTTATAGTATGGCAAGTGTTTGTAGCTCTTTGAGGGAGAAATGCGCAAGTAAATATCTTTGGGAAAAGcatatgaaagaaaaatggggtAGAGTTCTTGGCCCTGCTGCTCATAGAGAGTGGTTGTGGCATATTTCTTCAAGAAATGATTCAAGTTTCTTTAATCAGGCCAAAAAAAGAGGTTTAATGACTTACCTCTCCCAGTTTTGGCCTATTTCATTAGTTAGATCTAATCCTAGCACtagtttcaagaaaaaggaTCCCCCAGCTATTGATTCAATCATGTCTATGTATCTTGCTCTTGAATCTGGCAAGTTTTGGTTCCCTGCTCAAGTCTACAATCGCGAG AATGGGCATGTTGGTTTTATGCTATCTTGCTATGATGCTGAGCTTAGCTATAGTCGAAGAACCGACACTTTCCAGGCCAG ATATCCTCCACATGGAAGGAGGGCAATGGCAATAGAGACAGGTGTAACATGGGATAGATTAAGAGTTCCCCCTCTTGATACCTCTCCACATGATCTTTATATCTCTGATTGCTTGACTGAATTATGCCCTGGTGACCGCATTGAGATTCAATGGAGAAGAAACAAAGAATTCCCTTATG GCTGGTGGTATGGTGTTGTAGGCCACTTGGAAACGTGTGATGGAAATGAGTATTACTGCCGCTGTCATGAAAGTG ATACTGTAGTGCTAGAGTTCAAGCAGTATACTCATGGATCGCGGTGGAGGACAACACACATTGATAGGAAAGATCATCGCGAGGAAGGAAATGAGGCTGATGGATTTTATGGAGGAATCCGGAAACTTCATAGCAATGAAGAGATTTCTATGTGGAGACGCCTGTGGCCATCCGATGTCTTGGAGTAA